One Streptomyces sp. CNQ-509 DNA window includes the following coding sequences:
- a CDS encoding methylated-DNA--[protein]-cysteine S-methyltransferase, with translation MRTHTTLDSPVGPLTLVAEDDSLTGLYMTDQRHRPAEETFGTPADPGDPPFAAAAAQLTAYFAGERTDFDLPLHLAGTPFQQRVWEQLRQIPYGETISYGELAERVGNPAASRAVGMANGRNPVGIIVPCHRVVGANGSLTGYGGGIDRKKQLLALERREG, from the coding sequence ATGCGCACCCATACCACCCTCGACAGCCCCGTAGGACCCCTCACCCTCGTCGCCGAGGACGACAGCCTCACCGGGCTCTACATGACCGACCAGCGCCATCGCCCCGCCGAGGAGACCTTCGGCACCCCCGCCGACCCCGGCGACCCGCCGTTCGCGGCGGCGGCCGCGCAGCTCACGGCGTACTTCGCGGGCGAGCGCACCGACTTCGACCTGCCGCTGCACCTGGCCGGCACGCCGTTCCAGCAGCGGGTGTGGGAGCAACTGCGGCAGATCCCGTACGGCGAGACGATCTCCTACGGCGAACTCGCCGAGCGCGTCGGCAACCCCGCCGCCTCCCGCGCCGTCGGCATGGCCAACGGGCGCAACCCGGTCGGGATCATCGTCCCCTGCCACCGCGTCGTCGGCGCCAACGGCAGCCTCACCGGATACGGGGGCGGGATCGACCGCAAGAAGCAGTTGCTCGCGCTGGAGCGGCGGGAGGGCTGA
- the ccrA gene encoding crotonyl-CoA carboxylase/reductase — protein sequence MNEILAAIQAPDSTAADFASLPLPESYRAVTVHKDETKMFEGLTTRQKDPRKSLHLDEVPVPELGPGEALVAVMASSVNYNSVWTSIFEPLSTFAFLERYGRLSPLARRHDLPYHVIGSDLAGVVLRTGPGVVAWRPGDEVVAHCLSVELESADGHDDTMLDPEQRIWGFETNFGGLAEIALVKSNQLMPKPDHLSWEEAAAPGLVNSTAYRQLVSRNGAAMKQGDNVLIWGASGGLGSYATQFALAGGATPICVVSSPEKAEICRRMGAEAIIDRRGEDYRFWRDEHEQDPREWKRFGARIRELTGGEDVDIVFEHPGRETFGASVYVTRRGGTIVTCASTSGFVHEYDNRYLWMSLKRIIGSHFANYREAWEANRLVDKGRIHPTLSRTYPLAETGQAAYDVHRNLHQGKVGVLCLAPAEGLGVRDEEKRAAHIDAINLFRGDPAPGRQPAAAPGRPGVRERAVEHAGNV from the coding sequence ATGAACGAGATACTCGCCGCGATTCAGGCACCCGACAGCACCGCCGCCGACTTCGCCTCCCTGCCCCTGCCCGAGTCCTACCGGGCGGTGACGGTGCACAAGGACGAGACGAAGATGTTCGAAGGGCTCACCACCCGGCAGAAGGACCCGCGCAAGTCGCTCCACCTGGACGAGGTGCCGGTGCCGGAACTCGGCCCCGGCGAGGCCCTGGTGGCGGTCATGGCCAGCTCCGTGAACTACAACTCGGTCTGGACGTCGATCTTCGAGCCGCTGTCCACCTTCGCCTTCCTGGAGCGCTACGGCCGCCTCTCCCCCCTCGCCAGGCGCCACGACCTGCCGTACCACGTCATCGGCTCCGACCTCGCCGGCGTGGTGCTGCGCACCGGACCCGGCGTCGTCGCCTGGCGTCCCGGCGACGAGGTGGTGGCGCACTGCCTGTCGGTGGAGCTGGAGAGCGCCGACGGCCACGACGACACGATGCTCGACCCCGAGCAGCGCATCTGGGGCTTCGAGACCAACTTCGGCGGCCTGGCGGAGATCGCGCTGGTGAAGTCCAACCAGCTCATGCCCAAGCCGGACCACCTGTCCTGGGAGGAGGCCGCCGCCCCCGGGCTGGTCAACTCCACCGCGTACCGCCAGCTCGTCTCCCGCAACGGCGCCGCCATGAAGCAGGGCGACAACGTGCTCATCTGGGGCGCGAGCGGCGGACTCGGCTCGTACGCCACGCAGTTCGCGCTCGCCGGCGGCGCCACGCCCATCTGCGTGGTCTCCAGCCCCGAGAAGGCGGAGATCTGCCGCCGGATGGGCGCCGAGGCGATCATCGACCGGCGCGGCGAGGACTACCGCTTCTGGCGCGACGAGCACGAGCAGGACCCGCGCGAGTGGAAGCGCTTCGGCGCGCGCATCCGCGAGCTGACCGGCGGCGAGGACGTCGACATCGTCTTCGAGCACCCCGGCAGGGAGACCTTCGGCGCCTCCGTCTACGTCACCCGCCGCGGCGGCACCATCGTCACCTGCGCGTCGACCTCCGGCTTCGTGCACGAGTACGACAACCGCTACCTGTGGATGTCGCTGAAGCGGATCATCGGCTCACACTTCGCCAACTACCGCGAGGCGTGGGAGGCCAACCGCCTCGTCGACAAGGGCCGGATCCACCCCACCCTGTCGAGGACCTACCCGCTGGCCGAGACCGGCCAGGCGGCGTACGACGTCCACCGCAACCTGCACCAGGGCAAGGTCGGCGTGCTCTGCCTCGCCCCCGCCGAGGGCCTGGGCGTGCGGGACGAGGAGAAGCGTGCGGCGCACATCGACGCGATCAACCTCTTCCGCGGCGACCCCGCGCCTGGGAGGCAACCGGCCGCGGCACCCGGCCGCCCGGGTGTGCGGGAGCGGGCCGTCGAGCACGCAGGGAACGTGTGA
- a CDS encoding MaoC family dehydratase, whose translation MQFGRTYEEFEPGAVYKHWPGKTVTEYDDHLFCLLTMNHHPLHLDAHYAGEATDFGRNVVVGNYVYSLLLGMSVPDVSGKAIANLEVESLKHVAPTFHGDTVYGETTVLDKWPSKSKDDRGIVQVETRGHKQDGTLVCVFRRKVMVPTEAYVRERGGEQPGRPEPAGRGGER comes from the coding sequence ATGCAGTTCGGACGCACCTACGAGGAGTTCGAGCCGGGCGCGGTGTACAAGCACTGGCCGGGCAAGACCGTCACCGAGTACGACGACCACCTCTTCTGCCTGCTGACCATGAACCACCACCCGCTGCACCTCGACGCGCACTACGCGGGCGAGGCCACCGACTTCGGCCGCAACGTCGTCGTCGGCAACTACGTGTACTCACTGCTGCTCGGCATGTCCGTGCCGGACGTCTCCGGCAAGGCGATCGCCAACCTGGAGGTCGAGTCGCTGAAGCACGTGGCGCCCACCTTCCACGGGGACACGGTCTACGGCGAGACGACCGTGCTGGACAAGTGGCCGTCGAAGTCGAAGGACGACCGCGGCATCGTGCAGGTCGAGACCCGCGGCCACAAACAGGACGGCACCCTGGTCTGCGTCTTCCGGCGCAAGGTGATGGTGCCCACGGAGGCGTACGTCCGGGAGCGCGGCGGCGAGCAGCCGGGCCGTCCGGAGCCGGCCGGGCGCGGCGGGGAGCGGTGA
- the pssA gene encoding CDP-diacylglycerol--serine O-phosphatidyltransferase, which translates to MTVIDPETKAGWVPEVDEDDDDMPLSTRLSIADTLTLANATCGFLAVYFTTTGVLVPHLAGEDAGGIARHSAATAVILMLLASVFDLFDGLVARKLRSSAMGAELDNLSDLISFGLAPAYFVLVYGMVADDAHQRVSTVAAVAVVLAVVLRLARFSCVTVRDGVFQGMPSPFGALTVISVVLLELPFVPTLLAIVGVAWLMVSRVEYPKPRGRLAVATLVWIFISMTCLGAWAFDAPNGQLLLQTGCALQIVTAATIPLFATARRVNTFRVGRREARAAAQG; encoded by the coding sequence TTGACCGTGATTGATCCGGAGACGAAGGCCGGCTGGGTCCCCGAGGTCGACGAGGACGACGACGACATGCCGCTGTCCACGCGGCTGTCGATCGCCGACACCCTCACCCTGGCCAACGCGACCTGCGGCTTCCTCGCCGTCTACTTCACCACCACCGGTGTGCTGGTCCCGCACCTGGCGGGCGAGGACGCCGGCGGCATCGCCCGGCACAGCGCCGCCACCGCCGTGATCCTCATGCTGCTCGCCTCGGTCTTCGACCTCTTCGACGGCCTGGTGGCACGCAAGCTGCGCAGCTCGGCGATGGGCGCGGAGCTGGACAACCTCTCCGACCTGATCAGCTTCGGGCTGGCGCCCGCGTACTTCGTGCTGGTCTACGGCATGGTCGCCGACGACGCGCACCAGCGGGTCTCCACGGTGGCCGCGGTCGCGGTGGTGCTGGCGGTGGTGCTGCGGCTTGCCCGGTTCTCCTGCGTCACCGTGCGGGACGGCGTCTTCCAGGGCATGCCGAGCCCCTTCGGGGCACTGACGGTGATCTCGGTGGTGCTGCTGGAGCTGCCGTTCGTGCCGACGCTGCTGGCGATCGTCGGGGTGGCCTGGCTGATGGTGAGCCGCGTGGAGTACCCCAAGCCGCGCGGCCGGCTCGCGGTGGCCACGCTCGTGTGGATCTTCATCAGCATGACCTGCCTGGGCGCGTGGGCGTTCGACGCGCCGAACGGGCAGTTGCTCCTCCAGACCGGTTGCGCGCTGCAGATCGTGACGGCCGCGACCATCCCGCTGTTCGCCACCGCCCGCCGGGTGAACACCTTCCGCGTCGGCCGCCGCGAGGCGCGCGCCGCCGCGCAGGGCTGA
- a CDS encoding DsbA family protein: MEADPGEAFVRQVASDTSFGVADGLDLRFSRALFTNTFGAHRLVARAAGQGLGERMAERMFRAYFTDGLLISDRTTLALLSAEAGVVAAAGTGGTADADELRAELGRVRALGVLVDSLPYVRFGDGTVLEGAQPEDAYRAALTALTPAG; this comes from the coding sequence GTGGAGGCGGACCCGGGCGAAGCGTTCGTGCGGCAGGTCGCCTCGGACACCTCGTTCGGCGTGGCGGACGGCCTGGATCTCCGCTTCTCCCGTGCCTTGTTCACCAACACCTTCGGGGCGCACCGGCTGGTCGCCCGCGCGGCCGGGCAAGGGCTCGGCGAGCGGATGGCGGAGCGGATGTTCCGGGCGTACTTCACCGACGGGCTGCTGATCTCCGACCGCACCACCTTGGCCCTGCTCTCCGCCGAGGCCGGGGTGGTGGCGGCCGCCGGCACCGGCGGCACCGCCGACGCCGACGAGTTGCGCGCGGAACTCGGCCGTGTCCGCGCGCTCGGCGTCCTCGTCGACTCTCTGCCCTATGTCCGCTTCGGTGACGGGACGGTCCTCGAAGGCGCGCAGCCGGAGGATGCCTACCGCGCGGCGCTGACCGCGCTCACGCCGGCCGGATGA
- a CDS encoding glycerate kinase → MTRVLIAADKFKGSLTAEEVAQRVTAGLRKVAPGLAVEALPVADGGDGTVAAALAAGFERREARVTGPLGEPVTAAYALRDGTAVVEMAEASGLQLLPPGLFAPRTATTYGSGELLRAALDAGARSIVFGVGGSATTDGGAGMLAALGGVFLDAEGTPVAPGGGPLADLARADLSGIDPRFASVELILASDVDNPLTGPAGAPAVYGPQKGASAADVEALDAALTHYVRVLEEAVGPRAAALAREPGAGAAGGIGYGALIGLGAVFRPGIEVLLDVLGFEAAVARADLVITGEGSLDRQTLHGKAPAGVAAAARAAGKRVVAVCGGLSIDDAALRGAGIERAYALSAVEPDVDRSMRNAGPLLESVAETLARDYVEAG, encoded by the coding sequence GTGACCCGGGTGCTGATCGCGGCCGACAAGTTCAAGGGCTCCCTCACCGCGGAAGAAGTCGCCCAGCGGGTGACCGCGGGACTGCGGAAGGTCGCGCCCGGCCTCGCCGTCGAGGCCCTGCCCGTCGCGGACGGCGGCGACGGCACGGTGGCCGCGGCGCTGGCGGCCGGCTTCGAGCGCCGCGAGGCGCGGGTCACGGGGCCGCTCGGCGAACCCGTCACCGCGGCGTACGCGCTGCGCGACGGCACCGCCGTCGTCGAGATGGCCGAGGCGTCCGGGTTGCAACTGCTGCCGCCCGGCCTCTTCGCGCCGCGCACCGCCACCACGTACGGCAGCGGCGAACTCCTGCGCGCGGCGCTCGACGCCGGGGCCCGGAGCATCGTCTTCGGCGTCGGCGGCAGCGCGACCACGGACGGCGGCGCGGGCATGCTCGCGGCGCTGGGCGGGGTCTTCCTCGACGCGGAGGGGACGCCGGTGGCCCCCGGGGGCGGACCGCTGGCGGATCTCGCCCGGGCGGACCTGAGCGGGATCGACCCGCGGTTCGCGTCCGTGGAGCTGATCCTCGCCAGCGACGTCGACAACCCGCTCACCGGCCCGGCCGGAGCACCGGCGGTCTACGGCCCGCAGAAGGGCGCGAGCGCGGCGGACGTCGAGGCGCTGGACGCGGCGCTGACGCACTACGTGCGGGTGCTGGAAGAGGCCGTGGGGCCGCGGGCTGCCGCGCTGGCGCGGGAGCCGGGCGCGGGGGCGGCGGGAGGCATCGGGTACGGGGCGCTGATCGGCCTCGGCGCGGTCTTCCGGCCCGGGATCGAGGTGCTGCTCGACGTCCTGGGCTTCGAGGCGGCGGTCGCGCGGGCGGACCTCGTGATCACGGGGGAGGGCTCGCTGGACCGCCAGACGCTGCACGGCAAGGCCCCGGCGGGCGTGGCGGCGGCGGCGCGCGCGGCGGGGAAGCGGGTGGTGGCGGTGTGCGGGGGCCTGTCGATCGACGATGCGGCGCTGCGGGGGGCGGGGATCGAGCGGGCGTACGCGCTCTCGGCGGTGGAACCGGACGTGGACCGCTCGATGCGCAACGCGGGCCCGCTGCTGGAGTCGGTGGCGGAGACCCTGGCCCGCGACTACGTGGAAGCGGGGTGA
- a CDS encoding protein meaA has product MAAKDRPWLMRTYAGHSTAEASNELYRRNLAKGQTGLSVAFDLPTQTGYDPDHVLARGEVGRVGVPVSHLGDMRRLFAGIPLERTNTSMTINATAMWLLALYQVVAEEQGLDEAGVAKLAGTTQNDIVKEYLSRGTYVFPPGPSLRLTTDTIAYTVGKMPKWNPINICSYHLQEAGATPVQEIAYAMATATAVLDAVRDSGQVPPEKLGDVVGRISFFVNAGVRFVEEMCKMRAFTRIWDTLTRERYGIEDPRQRRFRYGVQVNSLGLTEAQPENNVQRIVLEMLAVTLSKDARARAVQLPAWNEALGLPRPWDQQWSLRIQQVLAYESDLLEHPDLFDGSHVVEARVAGLVEGATAEMAHIERLGGAVAAVESGYLKARLVASHAERRARIESGEEKIVGVNCHTETEPSPLTADLDAAIMTVDPDVEARVVAAMHEWRLSRDEPRVQRALTALKAAAAGTANLMPASLECARAGATTGEWAWALRDVFGEFRAPTGVGGAPVAVPAAETGGEAALTAVRYRAAATAAELGSGRLRLLVGKPGLDGHSNGAEQIAVRARDAGFEVVYQGIRLTPEQIAAAAVAEDVHCVGLSILSGSHAELVPDVLDLLRRAGAGDVPVVVGGIIPAADAEALRAAGVAAVFTPKDFGITQIIGRIVDEIRLANKLDQEVPA; this is encoded by the coding sequence ATGGCGGCCAAGGACCGGCCCTGGCTGATGCGCACCTACGCGGGCCACTCCACCGCCGAGGCGTCCAACGAGCTGTACCGGCGCAACCTCGCCAAGGGCCAGACCGGCCTGTCCGTCGCCTTCGACCTGCCGACCCAGACCGGCTACGACCCCGACCACGTGCTGGCCCGCGGCGAGGTCGGCCGCGTCGGCGTGCCCGTCTCGCACCTCGGCGACATGCGCCGCCTCTTCGCGGGCATCCCGCTGGAGCGCACGAACACCTCCATGACCATCAACGCCACCGCGATGTGGCTGCTGGCGCTCTACCAGGTGGTCGCGGAGGAGCAGGGCCTGGACGAGGCGGGCGTCGCGAAGCTCGCGGGCACCACCCAGAACGACATCGTCAAGGAGTACCTCTCCCGCGGCACGTACGTCTTCCCGCCCGGCCCCTCGCTGCGGCTGACCACCGACACCATCGCGTACACCGTCGGGAAGATGCCGAAGTGGAACCCCATCAACATCTGCAGCTACCACCTCCAGGAGGCGGGCGCGACGCCCGTGCAGGAGATCGCGTACGCGATGGCCACCGCGACCGCCGTCCTGGACGCGGTCCGCGACTCCGGCCAGGTGCCTCCGGAGAAGCTGGGCGACGTCGTCGGCCGGATCTCCTTCTTCGTCAACGCCGGGGTCCGGTTCGTCGAGGAGATGTGCAAGATGCGGGCGTTCACCCGCATCTGGGACACCCTCACCCGCGAGCGCTACGGCATCGAGGACCCCCGGCAGCGCCGCTTCCGCTACGGCGTGCAGGTCAACTCCCTCGGCCTGACCGAGGCGCAGCCGGAGAACAACGTCCAGCGCATCGTGCTGGAGATGCTGGCCGTGACGCTGTCGAAGGACGCCCGCGCCCGCGCCGTGCAGTTGCCCGCCTGGAACGAGGCGCTGGGCCTGCCGCGCCCGTGGGACCAGCAGTGGAGCCTGCGCATCCAGCAGGTGCTGGCCTACGAGAGCGACCTGCTGGAGCACCCCGACCTCTTCGACGGCAGCCACGTGGTGGAGGCGCGGGTGGCCGGACTGGTCGAGGGCGCGACCGCCGAGATGGCGCACATCGAGCGGCTGGGCGGTGCCGTCGCGGCGGTGGAGTCCGGCTATCTCAAGGCGCGGCTCGTGGCCTCGCACGCCGAGCGGCGGGCCCGGATCGAGTCGGGCGAGGAGAAGATCGTCGGCGTCAACTGCCATACGGAGACCGAGCCCAGCCCGCTCACCGCGGACCTGGACGCCGCGATCATGACCGTCGACCCGGACGTGGAGGCGCGGGTCGTCGCCGCGATGCACGAGTGGCGGCTCTCCCGCGACGAGCCGCGCGTGCAGCGCGCGCTGACGGCGCTGAAGGCCGCCGCGGCGGGTACGGCCAACCTGATGCCCGCCTCCCTGGAGTGCGCCCGCGCCGGCGCCACCACCGGCGAGTGGGCCTGGGCGCTGCGCGACGTCTTCGGCGAGTTCCGCGCCCCCACGGGCGTCGGCGGCGCGCCGGTCGCCGTCCCGGCGGCGGAGACGGGCGGCGAGGCCGCGCTCACCGCCGTACGGTACCGGGCCGCGGCCACCGCCGCGGAACTGGGCAGCGGCCGGCTGCGGCTGCTGGTCGGCAAGCCGGGTCTCGACGGGCACAGCAACGGCGCCGAGCAGATCGCCGTACGCGCCAGGGACGCCGGCTTCGAGGTCGTCTACCAGGGCATCCGGCTGACGCCGGAGCAGATCGCGGCCGCCGCGGTCGCCGAGGACGTGCACTGCGTCGGCCTGTCCATCCTCTCCGGCTCGCACGCGGAACTCGTCCCCGACGTCCTGGACCTGCTGCGCCGGGCGGGCGCGGGCGACGTGCCCGTGGTCGTCGGCGGCATCATCCCGGCCGCGGACGCCGAGGCGCTGCGCGCCGCGGGGGTGGCGGCCGTGTTCACCCCGAAGGACTTCGGAATCACGCAGATCATCGGCCGTATCGTCGACGAGATCAGACTGGCGAACAAGCTGGACCAGGAGGTCCCCGCATGA
- a CDS encoding TetR family transcriptional regulator yields the protein MSQPAKPSRSNSSTQRLKMRRDIAAAAMELFATKGYEATTVDEIAAAAGVARRTFFRHFRSKEEAIFPDHDDTLERVKAVLDAAPPHEYPLDTVCRGIREVMRMYAAQPAVSVERYRLTREVPTLREREIASVSRYERLFTRYLLGHFDEGAHQDGDDGPLLAEVAASAVVTAHNHVLRRWLRAGAEGDVEGQLDRAFAVVRARFTGVGQPHGPATLGSAEAGAAGAPAVVAGGGEGSDVLVAVARTDAPLSEVMRTIEKALKKS from the coding sequence ATGTCCCAGCCTGCGAAGCCCAGCCGTTCGAACTCCAGCACCCAGCGCCTGAAGATGCGCCGCGACATCGCGGCCGCCGCCATGGAGCTGTTCGCGACCAAGGGCTACGAGGCGACGACAGTGGACGAGATCGCCGCCGCGGCGGGCGTGGCCCGGCGCACCTTCTTCCGCCACTTCCGCTCCAAAGAGGAGGCGATCTTCCCCGACCACGACGACACGCTGGAGCGCGTGAAGGCCGTCCTGGACGCCGCGCCGCCGCACGAGTACCCGCTGGACACCGTCTGCCGCGGCATCCGGGAGGTCATGCGGATGTACGCGGCCCAGCCCGCGGTCTCCGTCGAGCGCTACCGCCTGACCCGTGAGGTGCCCACGCTGCGCGAGCGGGAGATCGCCTCGGTCTCCCGCTACGAGCGGCTCTTCACCCGCTACCTGCTGGGCCACTTCGACGAGGGCGCCCACCAGGACGGCGACGACGGCCCGCTGCTTGCCGAGGTCGCCGCCTCCGCGGTGGTCACCGCGCACAACCACGTGCTGCGCCGCTGGCTGCGCGCGGGCGCGGAGGGCGACGTGGAGGGCCAGCTCGACCGCGCCTTCGCGGTGGTGCGGGCCAGGTTCACCGGCGTCGGCCAGCCGCACGGCCCCGCGACCCTGGGCAGCGCGGAGGCGGGCGCGGCGGGCGCTCCGGCGGTCGTCGCGGGGGGCGGTGAGGGCTCGGACGTGCTGGTCGCGGTGGCCCGTACGGACGCGCCGCTGAGCGAGGTCATGCGCACCATCGAGAAGGCGCTGAAGAAGAGCTGA
- a CDS encoding phosphatidylserine decarboxylase, whose translation MPHSPDNVPRRRIRLARGASPWLLPTLATAAVTAVRARRSGRWPDRLAAVPPAALAAGMLWFFRDPDREIAEGRVISPADGVVQSIMPWPDGRTRVAIFMSPLNVHVNRAPLAGTVRSVEHVPGGYVPAFNKESENNERVVWHLDTELGDVEMVQIAGAVARRIVPYVTGGTKVEQGERVGLIRFGSRVDVYLPQGIAPGVDVGQATTAGVTRLDRD comes from the coding sequence ATGCCCCACAGCCCAGATAACGTTCCGCGCCGCCGGATCCGCCTGGCGCGCGGCGCATCGCCGTGGCTCCTGCCGACCTTGGCCACCGCCGCCGTCACCGCCGTCCGCGCCCGCCGCAGCGGCCGCTGGCCCGACCGGCTGGCCGCCGTGCCCCCCGCCGCGCTGGCGGCGGGCATGCTGTGGTTCTTCCGCGACCCCGACCGCGAGATCGCCGAGGGCCGGGTCATCTCCCCCGCGGACGGCGTGGTGCAGAGCATCATGCCGTGGCCCGACGGCCGCACCCGGGTCGCGATCTTCATGAGCCCGCTGAACGTGCACGTGAACCGCGCGCCGCTGGCCGGCACCGTCCGCTCCGTGGAGCACGTCCCGGGCGGCTACGTCCCGGCGTTCAACAAGGAGAGCGAGAACAACGAGCGTGTCGTGTGGCACCTGGACACCGAGCTCGGCGACGTCGAGATGGTCCAGATCGCCGGCGCGGTCGCCCGCCGCATCGTGCCGTACGTGACCGGCGGCACCAAGGTCGAGCAGGGCGAGCGGGTCGGGCTGATCCGCTTCGGCTCCCGCGTCGACGTGTACCTGCCGCAGGGCATCGCCCCCGGCGTGGACGTCGGCCAGGCCACCACGGCGGGGGTGACGCGCCTTGACCGTGATTGA
- a CDS encoding CoA ester lyase: MSPAPTPSDRLRPRRSCLAVPGSSPRFLEKAQGLPVDQVFLDLEDACAPLAKPDARHTIVTFLNEGDWSGKTRVVRVNDWTTHWTYRDVITVVEGAGPNLDCLMLPKVQDAEQITALDLLLTQIEKTMGFEVGRIGIEAQIENARGLVNVDAIAAASPRLETIVFGPADFMASINMKSLVVGRQPPGYPADAYHYILMRILMAARSHDLQAIDGPYLQIRDVDGFREVAGRAAALGFDGKWVLHPGQVEAANEVFSPSQEDYDHAELILDAYEYHTSDEGGRKGSAMLGDEMIDEASRKMALVISGKGRAAGMTRTTAFTPPEG; the protein is encoded by the coding sequence ATGAGCCCCGCCCCCACCCCGTCCGACCGGCTGCGGCCGCGGCGTTCCTGCCTCGCCGTTCCGGGGTCCAGCCCCCGGTTCCTGGAGAAGGCCCAGGGGCTCCCCGTCGACCAGGTGTTCCTGGACCTGGAGGACGCCTGCGCGCCGCTCGCGAAGCCCGACGCGCGGCACACCATCGTGACGTTCCTCAACGAGGGCGACTGGAGCGGCAAGACGCGGGTGGTGCGGGTCAACGACTGGACCACGCACTGGACGTACCGCGACGTCATCACCGTCGTCGAGGGCGCCGGGCCGAACCTGGACTGCCTCATGCTGCCGAAGGTCCAGGACGCCGAGCAGATCACCGCGCTCGACCTGCTGCTCACCCAGATCGAGAAGACGATGGGCTTCGAGGTCGGCCGCATCGGCATCGAGGCGCAGATCGAGAACGCCAGGGGGCTGGTGAACGTCGACGCCATCGCCGCCGCCTCGCCCCGGCTGGAGACCATCGTCTTCGGGCCCGCCGACTTCATGGCGTCGATCAACATGAAGTCCCTGGTCGTCGGCCGGCAGCCGCCCGGCTACCCGGCCGACGCCTACCACTACATCCTCATGCGCATCCTCATGGCCGCCCGCAGCCACGACCTCCAGGCCATCGACGGCCCGTACCTCCAGATCCGCGACGTCGACGGCTTCCGCGAGGTCGCGGGACGCGCCGCCGCGCTCGGCTTCGACGGCAAGTGGGTGCTGCACCCGGGCCAGGTCGAGGCCGCCAACGAGGTCTTCTCGCCGTCCCAGGAGGACTACGACCACGCCGAGCTGATCCTCGACGCGTACGAGTACCACACGTCGGACGAGGGCGGCAGGAAGGGCTCCGCGATGCTCGGCGACGAGATGATCGACGAGGCGAGCCGCAAGATGGCCCTCGTCATCTCGGGCAAGGGCCGCGCCGCCGGCATGACCCGCACCACCGCCTTCACCCCGCCGGAGGGCTGA
- a CDS encoding acyl-CoA dehydrogenase family protein has protein sequence MGRLAQTEGLTEVQREIVATVRGFVDKEILPVATGLEHRDEYPAQIVEGLKELGIFGLMIPEEYGGLGESLLTYALCVEEIARGWMSVSGIINTHFIVAYMIKQHGTREQREHFLPLMAAGEVRGAFSMSEPGLGSDVAAIKSKGVRDGESGDYLLTGQKMWLTNGGTSSLVAVLCRTDEGLGPEAPAHRSMTTFLVEKEPGFGTVKPGLTIPGKIDKMGYKGVDTTELIMDGLRVPADRVLGGPEGAGRGFYQMMDGVEVGRVNVAARGCGVAQRAFELGVGYAQQRHAFGRQIARHQAIQFKLAEMATKVEAAHAMMVRAARKKDTGERNDLEAGMAKYLASEYCKEVVEDAFRIHGGYGFSKEYEIERLYREAPMLLIGEGTAEIQKMIIGRRLLEEYGSQG, from the coding sequence ATGGGACGGCTGGCGCAGACGGAGGGACTGACGGAGGTCCAGCGCGAGATCGTCGCCACGGTCCGCGGCTTCGTCGACAAGGAGATCCTGCCGGTGGCCACCGGCCTGGAGCACCGCGACGAGTATCCCGCGCAGATCGTCGAGGGCCTGAAGGAACTGGGCATTTTCGGCCTCATGATCCCGGAGGAGTACGGCGGTCTCGGCGAGTCGCTCCTCACCTACGCGCTGTGCGTGGAGGAGATCGCCCGCGGCTGGATGAGCGTGTCGGGGATCATCAACACGCACTTCATCGTGGCCTACATGATCAAGCAGCACGGCACCCGGGAGCAGCGGGAGCACTTCCTGCCGCTGATGGCGGCCGGTGAGGTGCGCGGCGCGTTCTCGATGTCGGAGCCCGGGCTCGGCTCCGACGTCGCGGCGATCAAGTCCAAGGGCGTACGGGACGGGGAGAGCGGCGACTACCTGCTCACCGGCCAGAAGATGTGGCTCACCAACGGCGGCACGTCGTCGCTGGTCGCGGTCCTCTGCCGGACGGACGAGGGGCTGGGTCCCGAGGCCCCCGCGCACCGGTCGATGACGACGTTCCTGGTGGAGAAGGAGCCGGGCTTCGGCACCGTGAAGCCGGGGCTGACCATCCCCGGCAAGATCGACAAGATGGGCTACAAGGGCGTCGACACCACCGAGCTGATCATGGACGGGCTGCGCGTCCCCGCCGACCGGGTGCTCGGCGGCCCCGAGGGGGCGGGCCGGGGCTTCTACCAGATGATGGACGGGGTGGAGGTGGGCCGCGTGAACGTCGCGGCGCGCGGCTGCGGCGTCGCGCAGCGCGCCTTCGAGCTCGGCGTCGGCTACGCACAGCAGCGGCACGCCTTCGGCCGGCAGATCGCCCGCCACCAGGCGATCCAGTTCAAACTGGCCGAGATGGCCACCAAGGTCGAGGCGGCGCATGCGATGATGGTGCGAGCGGCACGCAAAAAGGACACCGGAGAACGTAACGACCTAGAGGCGGGAATGGCCAAATATCTCGCTTCCGAGTACTGCAAGGAAGTCGTGGAAGACGCGTTCCGCATCCACGGCGGCTACGGCTTCTCCAAGGAGTACGAGATCGAGCGCCTCTACCGGGAGGCGCCGATGCTTCTCATTGGCGAAGGCACCGCCGAGATCCAGAAAATGATCATTGGACGGCGACTGCTCGAGGAGTACGGGTCCCAGGGTTGA